A DNA window from Pongo abelii isolate AG06213 chromosome 2, NHGRI_mPonAbe1-v2.0_pri, whole genome shotgun sequence contains the following coding sequences:
- the ASTE1 gene encoding protein asteroid homolog 1 (The RefSeq protein has 7 substitutions compared to this genomic sequence) has product MGIRGLMSFVEDHSNEFFTDLKLRDTKIVIDGYALFHRLCFSSNLDLRYGGDYDSFADVVQKFFESLFACNICPYVVLDGGCDISDKKLTTLKDRAREKIQMAHSLSVGGSGYVCPLLIREVFIQVLIKLRVCFVQCFSEADRDIMTLANHWNCPVLSSDSDFCIFDLKTGFCPLNSFQWRNMDTIKGTQNYIPAKCFSLDAFCHHFSNMNKALLPLFAVLCGNDHVNLPIMETFLSKARLPLGATSSKGRRHHRILGLLNWLSHFANPTEALDNVLKYLPKKDRENVKELLCCSMEEYQQSQVKLQDFFQCGTYVCPDALNLGLPEWVLVALAKGQLSPFISDALVLRRTILPTQVENMQQPNAHRISQPIRQIIYGLLLNASPHLDKTSWNALPPQPLAFSEVERINKNIRTSIIDAVELAKDHSDLSRLTELSLRRRQMLLLETLKVKQTILEPIPTSLKLPIAVSCYWLQHTETKAKLHHLQSLLLTMLVGPLIAIINSPGKEELQEDGAKMLYAEFQRVKAQTRLGTRLDLDTAHIFCQWQSCLQMGMYLNQLLPTPLPEPDLTRLYSGSLVHGLCQQLLASTSVESLLSICPEAKQLYEYLFNATRSYAPAEIFLPKGRSNSKKKRQKKQNTSCSKNRGRTTAHTKCWYEGNNRFGLLMVENLEEHSEASNIE; this is encoded by the exons ATGGGTATCCGAGGACTAATGAGTTTTGTGGAAGATCATAGTAATGAGTTCTTCACTGATTTGAAGTTGCGGGACACAAAAATTGTCATTGATGGTTATGCTCTTTTCCACCGTCTTTGCTTCAGTTCAAATTTGGATCTCCGGTATGGAGGGGACTATGATTCTTTTGCAGATGTTGTACAAAAATTCTTTGAATCACTGTTTGCTTGTAATATATGCCCATATGTTGTATTAGATGGAGGATGTGACATTTCAGATAAAAAGCTTACGACTTTAAAGGATAGAGCTAGAGAGAAGATCCAGATGGCCCATTCCCTTTCTGTTGGTGGGAGTGGGTATGTATGTCCCTTACTCATACGGGAAGTATTCATACAAGTTTTGATCAAGCTGCGGGTATGTTTTGTCCAGTGCTTTTCAGAAGCAGATCGGGACATTATGACACTTGCTAACCATTGGAATTGCCCTGTGTTATCGTCAGATAGTGACTTTTGCATTTTTGACCTGAAAACTGGGTTTTGCCCATTGAATAGCTTTCAgtggagaaatatgaacactATTAAGGGCACACAAAACTATATTCCTGCCAAATGCTTTTCCCTTGATGCATTCTGCCATCACTTCAGCAATATGAATAAAGCTCTACTACCTCTCTTTGCGGTGCTATGTGGAAATGACCATATTAATCTACCCATCATAGAGACATTCTTAAGTAAAGCACGTCTTCCTCTTGGAGCTACCAGTTCTAAAGGGAGGAGACACCACCGAATCCTGGGACTTCTGAATTGGTTGTCTCATTTTGCCAACCCTACCGAAGCACTAGATAATGTTCTGAAATACCTCCCAAAAAAGGATCGAGAAAATGTTAAGGAACTTCTCTGCTGTTCCATGGAAGAATACCAACAGTCCCAGGTGAAGCTGCAGGACTTCTTCCAGTGTGGTACTTATGTCTGTCCAGATGCCTTGAATCTTGGTTTACCAGAATGGGTATTAGTGGCTTTAGCTAAAGGCCAGCTATCGCCTTTCATCAGTGATGCTTTGGTCCTAAGACGGACCATTCTTCCCACACAGGTGGAAAACATGCAGCAACCAAATGCCCACAGAATATCTCAGCCCATCAGGCAAATCATCTATGGGCTTCTTTTAAATGCCTCACCACATCTGGACAAGACATCCTGGAATGCATTGCCTCCTCAGCCTCTAGCTTtcagtgaagtggaaaggattaataaaaatatcagaaCCTCAATCGTTGATGCAGTAGAACTGGCCAAGGATCATTCTGACTTAAGCAGATTGACTGAG CTCTCCTTGAGGAGGCGGCAGATGCTTCTGTTAGAAACCCTGAAGGTGAAACAGACCATCCTGGAGCCAATCCCTACTTCACTGAAGTTGCCCATTGCTGTCAGTTGCTACTGGTTGCAGCACACTGAGACCAAAGCAAAGCTACATCATCTACAATCCTTACTGCTCACAATGCTAGTGGGGCCCTTGATTGCCATAATCAACAGCCCTG GTAAGGAAGAGCTGCAGGAAGATGGTGCTAAGATGTTGTATGCAGAGTTCCAAAGAGTGAAGGCGCAGACACGGCTGGGCACAAGACTGGACTTAGACACAGCTCACATCTTCTGTCAGTGGCAGTCCTGTCTCCAGATGGGGATGTATCTCAACCAGCTGCTGTCCACTCCTCTCCCAGAGCCAGACCTAACTCG ACTGTACAGTGGAAGCCTGGTGCACGGACTATGCCAACAACTGCTAGCATCGACCTCTGTAGAAAGTCTCCTGAGCATATGTCCTGAGGCTAAGCAACTTTATGAACATCTATTCAATGCCACAAGGTCATATGCCCCCGCTGAAATATTCCTACCAAAAGGTAGatcaaattcaaaaaaaaaaaggcagaagaaacagaATACCAGCTGTTCTAAGAACAGAGGGAGAACCACTGCACACACCAAGTGTTGGTATGAGGGAAACAACCGGTTTGGGTTGTTAATGGTTGAAAACTTAGAGGAACATAGTGAGGCCTCCAACAATGAATAA
- the ASTE1 gene encoding protein asteroid homolog 1 isoform X1, with the protein MGIRGLMSFVEDHSNEFFTDLKLRDTKIVIDGYALFHRLCFSSNLDLRYGGDYDSFADVVQKFFESLFACNICPYVVLDGGCDISDKKLTTLKDRAREKIQMAHSLSVGGSGYVCPLLIREVFIQVLIKLRVCFVQCFSEADRDIMTLANHWNCPVLSSDSDFCIFDLKTGFCPLNSFQWRNMNTIKGTQNYIPAKCFSLDAFCHHFSNMNKALLPLFAVLCGNDHINLPIIETFLSKARLPLGATSSKGRRHHRILGLLNWLSHFANPTEALDNVLKYLPKKDRENVKELLCCSMEEYQQSQVKLQDFFQCGTYVCPDALNLGLPEWVLVALAKGQLSPFISDALVLRRTILPTQVENMQQPNAHRISQPIRQIIYGLLLNASPHLDKTSWNALPPQPLAFSEVERINKNIRTSIVDAVELAKDHSDLSRLTELSLRRRQMLLLETLKVKQTILEPIPTSLKLPIAVSCYWLQHTETKAKLHHLQSLLLTMLVGPLIAIINSPGNVDPVPRQAQCLAPR; encoded by the exons ATGGGTATCCGAGGACTAATGAGTTTTGTGGAAGATCATAGTAATGAGTTCTTCACTGATTTGAAGTTGCGGGACACAAAAATTGTCATTGATGGTTATGCTCTTTTCCACCGTCTTTGCTTCAGTTCAAATTTGGATCTCCGGTATGGAGGGGACTATGATTCTTTTGCAGATGTTGTACAAAAATTCTTTGAATCACTGTTTGCTTGTAATATATGCCCATATGTTGTATTAGATGGAGGATGTGACATTTCAGATAAAAAGCTTACGACTTTAAAGGATAGAGCTAGAGAGAAGATCCAGATGGCCCATTCCCTTTCTGTTGGTGGGAGTGGGTATGTATGTCCCTTACTCATACGGGAAGTATTCATACAAGTTTTGATCAAGCTGCGGGTATGTTTTGTCCAGTGCTTTTCAGAAGCAGATCGGGACATTATGACACTTGCTAACCATTGGAATTGCCCTGTGTTATCGTCAGATAGTGACTTTTGCATTTTTGACCTGAAAACTGGGTTTTGCCCATTGAATAGCTTTCAgtggagaaatatgaacactATTAAGGGCACACAAAACTATATTCCTGCCAAATGCTTTTCCCTTGATGCATTCTGCCATCACTTCAGCAATATGAATAAAGCTCTACTACCTCTCTTTGCGGTGCTATGTGGAAATGACCATATTAATCTACCCATCATAGAGACATTCTTAAGTAAAGCACGTCTTCCTCTTGGAGCTACCAGTTCTAAAGGGAGGAGACACCACCGAATCCTGGGACTTCTGAATTGGTTGTCTCATTTTGCCAACCCTACCGAAGCACTAGATAATGTTCTGAAATACCTCCCAAAAAAGGATCGAGAAAATGTTAAGGAACTTCTCTGCTGTTCCATGGAAGAATACCAACAGTCCCAGGTGAAGCTGCAGGACTTCTTCCAGTGTGGTACTTATGTCTGTCCAGATGCCTTGAATCTTGGTTTACCAGAATGGGTATTAGTGGCTTTAGCTAAAGGCCAGCTATCGCCTTTCATCAGTGATGCTTTGGTCCTAAGACGGACCATTCTTCCCACACAGGTGGAAAACATGCAGCAACCAAATGCCCACAGAATATCTCAGCCCATCAGGCAAATCATCTATGGGCTTCTTTTAAATGCCTCACCACATCTGGACAAGACATCCTGGAATGCATTGCCTCCTCAGCCTCTAGCTTtcagtgaagtggaaaggattaataaaaatatcagaaCCTCAATCGTTGATGCAGTAGAACTGGCCAAGGATCATTCTGACTTAAGCAGATTGACTGAG CTCTCCTTGAGGAGGCGGCAGATGCTTCTGTTAGAAACCCTGAAGGTGAAACAGACCATCCTGGAGCCAATCCCTACTTCACTGAAGTTGCCCATTGCTGTCAGTTGCTACTGGTTGCAGCACACTGAGACCAAAGCAAAGCTACATCATCTACAATCCTTACTGCTCACAATGCTAGTGGGGCCCTTGATTGCCATAATCAACAGCCCTG gaaaTGTGGACCCTGTACCCAGGCAGGCTCAGTGCCTTGCTCCTCGCTAG